One stretch of Longimicrobium sp. DNA includes these proteins:
- a CDS encoding DUF2335 domain-containing protein — MQGPLPSAAELARYKEVDPRAPQVILAQFRAEGLHRRRLEAEIVRGENGRASRGQVFALLILLVGLLAGVFLVRTGHDTAGTLIAGGNLLGMGAIFLRETRPEPTGGGKD; from the coding sequence GTGCAGGGGCCGCTACCCAGCGCGGCGGAGCTCGCCCGTTACAAGGAGGTGGATCCGCGCGCGCCGCAGGTCATCCTCGCGCAGTTCCGTGCGGAGGGGCTGCACCGGCGGCGGCTGGAAGCGGAGATCGTTCGCGGCGAGAACGGGCGCGCCAGCCGGGGCCAAGTTTTCGCCCTGCTGATTCTGCTGGTGGGGCTGCTCGCGGGTGTGTTCCTCGTCCGCACGGGCCACGACACGGCCGGGACGCTGATCGCCGGCGGAAACCTGCTGGGGATGGGGGCGATCTTCCTGCGCGAGACGCGGCCGGAGCCAACGGGCGGGGGAAAAGATTGA
- a CDS encoding FAD-binding and (Fe-S)-binding domain-containing protein, translating to MLPVVQPDPRAARLERALRERVKGEVRFDAHSRLLYSTDASLYQFLPVGVVVPKDAGDVEAAVRLAAEHAVPVLPRGGGTALAGQTVGAALVLDFTKYMNRVLAIDPDARRAKVQPGLRLDRFNRALAPYGLHFGPDPATIRQCALGGMIGNNSCGARSLVYGKTGDHVHSLDCVLADARCAHFSGMRRDALAGAPGAEGQLARAVMALLEPHRAEIERRFPKIPRRVSGYNFDAMLEDEELNLARLIVGSEGTLATVVEAELGLVPIPPARGLVLLSFRERFTSFDAVPGILPERGLSALEIVDSRVLQGAREIFEFRPTAAMASPDALGVLFCEFSGESADEVRGMAEDFAARAPRLPGNPAAGVYLSEREQNAAWALRQAATGLLYLTTPSKDIKPQEFVEDTGCPPEKLGAYMRRFEEIVQRNGTTTGFFGHAGQGCLHVRVDLNVKRGEDRERMQRIAHEIAELVVDFGGSLSGEHGDGLSRSEFLPMMFGPEIIELHRQVKAVFDPEGRMNPGGKIAPPYQRMSDNLRFGPDYSVTPPETFFRYAEGGWDVAVEKCNGMAVCRKLDAGTMCPSYMVTQEEMHSTRGRANSLREAMRGSLPGMRSHEVLEALDLCLACKACKTECPVGVDMARYKAEFLAQHHREHGTGREALFFGRVHDFARLGGKMPGIANLGQRVMSGVIKRAAGMDPRREMPALARKPFRAEFSRRPRSAIGGRATVILFDDTFHNFFQPGPLHAAAQVIERAGYEVRLPKTQVCCGRAAVSKGLLEHARERQTELLETLMPEVERGAWIVGVEPSCILTLRDELPDLVRDDRALKLAAAAVTFEEFLASLADWRPGRLERRAIVHGHCHQKALVGMGPTTEVLSRVEGLEFKVLDSGCCGMAGSFGYEKGHYDVSKACGERVLFPAVRDAAADDLVVAPGFSCRHQIADFCGGRKSLHTAELLAMAE from the coding sequence ATGCTCCCCGTCGTCCAGCCGGATCCCCGCGCCGCGCGCCTGGAGCGCGCGCTGCGCGAGCGCGTGAAGGGCGAGGTGCGCTTCGACGCGCATTCCCGCCTGCTCTACAGCACCGACGCCTCGCTCTACCAGTTCCTCCCCGTGGGCGTGGTGGTCCCCAAAGACGCGGGCGACGTGGAGGCGGCGGTGCGGCTCGCGGCCGAGCACGCCGTCCCCGTCCTTCCCCGCGGCGGGGGGACGGCGCTGGCCGGACAGACGGTGGGCGCCGCGCTGGTGCTGGACTTCACCAAGTACATGAACCGGGTCCTTGCTATTGACCCGGACGCCCGCCGCGCGAAGGTGCAGCCGGGGCTGCGGCTGGACCGCTTCAACCGCGCGCTGGCGCCTTACGGACTGCACTTCGGCCCCGACCCGGCCACGATCCGCCAGTGCGCGCTGGGCGGGATGATCGGCAACAACTCGTGCGGCGCCCGCTCGCTCGTCTACGGGAAGACGGGCGACCACGTCCATTCGCTGGACTGCGTGCTGGCCGACGCCCGCTGCGCGCACTTCAGCGGGATGCGGCGCGACGCCCTGGCGGGCGCTCCCGGCGCGGAGGGGCAGCTGGCGCGCGCGGTGATGGCGCTGCTGGAGCCGCACCGCGCGGAGATCGAGCGGCGCTTCCCGAAGATCCCCCGCCGCGTTTCGGGCTACAACTTCGACGCGATGCTGGAGGACGAGGAGTTGAACCTCGCGCGGCTCATCGTGGGCTCGGAAGGGACGCTGGCGACGGTGGTGGAGGCGGAGCTGGGGCTGGTCCCCATCCCCCCCGCCCGCGGGCTGGTGCTCCTTTCCTTCCGCGAGCGCTTCACCTCGTTCGACGCCGTTCCCGGCATCCTTCCCGAGCGCGGGCTGTCGGCGCTGGAGATCGTGGACAGCCGCGTGCTGCAGGGCGCGCGCGAGATCTTCGAGTTCCGCCCCACCGCGGCGATGGCGTCGCCGGACGCGCTGGGCGTGCTGTTCTGCGAGTTCAGCGGCGAATCGGCGGACGAGGTGCGGGGGATGGCCGAGGACTTCGCCGCGCGGGCGCCGCGGCTCCCCGGCAATCCCGCGGCGGGCGTCTACCTCAGCGAGCGCGAGCAGAACGCGGCGTGGGCGCTGCGGCAGGCGGCCACGGGGCTCCTCTATCTGACCACTCCGTCCAAGGACATCAAGCCGCAGGAGTTCGTGGAGGACACCGGCTGCCCGCCGGAGAAGCTGGGCGCGTACATGCGCCGCTTCGAGGAGATCGTGCAGCGGAACGGGACCACGACGGGCTTCTTCGGCCACGCCGGGCAGGGGTGCCTGCACGTGCGGGTGGACCTGAACGTGAAGCGCGGCGAGGACCGCGAGCGGATGCAGCGAATCGCCCACGAGATCGCCGAGCTGGTGGTGGACTTCGGCGGCTCGCTGAGCGGCGAGCACGGCGACGGGCTTTCGCGCAGCGAGTTCCTGCCGATGATGTTCGGACCGGAGATCATCGAGCTGCACCGGCAGGTGAAGGCCGTGTTCGACCCCGAGGGGCGGATGAACCCCGGCGGGAAGATCGCCCCGCCCTACCAGCGGATGAGCGACAACCTGCGCTTCGGGCCGGACTACTCCGTCACCCCGCCCGAGACCTTCTTCCGCTACGCCGAGGGCGGCTGGGACGTGGCGGTGGAGAAGTGCAACGGGATGGCCGTCTGCCGCAAGCTGGACGCGGGGACGATGTGCCCGTCGTACATGGTGACGCAGGAGGAGATGCACAGCACCCGCGGCCGCGCCAACTCGCTGCGCGAGGCCATGCGCGGCTCGCTGCCGGGAATGCGGAGCCACGAGGTGCTGGAGGCGCTGGACCTCTGTCTCGCGTGCAAGGCGTGCAAGACGGAGTGCCCCGTGGGCGTGGACATGGCGCGCTACAAGGCCGAGTTCCTGGCCCAGCACCACCGCGAGCACGGCACGGGCCGCGAGGCGCTCTTCTTCGGCCGCGTGCACGACTTCGCGCGGCTGGGGGGGAAGATGCCGGGGATCGCGAACCTGGGGCAGCGCGTGATGTCGGGCGTCATCAAGCGCGCGGCGGGGATGGACCCGCGGCGGGAGATGCCCGCGCTGGCGAGGAAGCCGTTCCGCGCGGAGTTCTCGCGCCGCCCGCGCTCGGCCATCGGCGGCCGGGCGACGGTGATCCTGTTCGACGACACCTTCCACAACTTCTTCCAGCCCGGCCCGCTGCACGCCGCGGCCCAGGTGATCGAGCGCGCGGGCTACGAGGTGCGCCTGCCGAAGACGCAGGTGTGCTGCGGCCGCGCGGCGGTGTCGAAAGGGCTGCTGGAGCACGCGCGCGAGCGGCAGACGGAGCTGCTGGAGACGCTGATGCCCGAGGTGGAGCGCGGCGCGTGGATCGTGGGCGTGGAGCCCAGCTGCATCCTCACCCTGCGCGACGAGCTGCCGGACCTGGTGCGCGACGACCGCGCGCTGAAGCTGGCCGCCGCGGCGGTGACCTTCGAGGAGTTCCTGGCCTCGCTCGCCGACTGGCGCCCCGGCCGGCTGGAGCGCCGCGCCATCGTCCACGGCCACTGCCACCAGAAGGCGCTGGTGGGGATGGGGCCCACGACGGAGGTCCTGTCGCGGGTCGAGGGGCTGGAGTTCAAGGTGCTGGATTCGGGGTGCTGCGGGATGGCCGGCTCGTTCGGCTACGAGAAGGGGCACTACGACGTGTCGAAGGCATGCGGCGAGCGCGTCCTCTTCCCCGCCGTGCGCGATGCCGCGGCGGACGACCTGGTCGTTGCCCCCGGCTTCAGCTGCCGCCACCAGATCGCCGACTTCTGCGGCGGCCGCAAGTCGCTCCACACCGCCGAGCTGCTGGCGATGGCGGAGTGA
- a CDS encoding serine/threonine-protein kinase, whose product MPTVTVSSLHLEHQLGKGFFGAVFRAQHPLHGTVAVKVMSRAPTEDDTQWAARRDGLLAEGQHLKSAEDNRVVRVLDVVHDALADRVYLILELCPGGSLQSLYEVGPQPLGVVRDLITDAALGLQCIHARDMLHRDIKPANILIGPDGRGKLGDFGLVTDELVLGYASAAGYNDHLAYEVWHTGLTSVRSDIWALGMTAFRMLHGELFYLSKVEPPRYDIAKGRFAASLAWLEHIPAEWQRFIRKCLHDNEESRYQSAHQVLQALAALPVEPSWTCMYTPGTTTWIREKNSRRIEVVRSVLSNRQHQWTATSYPLGGSGRARTLDSSAGAVAAKEASSGLRKFLTS is encoded by the coding sequence ATGCCGACGGTTACAGTCTCTTCCCTTCACCTCGAGCACCAACTTGGTAAGGGATTTTTCGGTGCGGTATTTCGCGCACAGCATCCGCTTCACGGTACCGTCGCGGTCAAGGTGATGTCACGGGCTCCAACTGAGGATGACACGCAGTGGGCGGCACGTCGGGACGGTCTACTTGCTGAAGGACAGCACCTGAAGTCGGCTGAAGATAACCGCGTTGTACGCGTGTTAGACGTCGTTCACGACGCGTTAGCTGATCGTGTTTACCTGATTCTCGAACTATGCCCTGGCGGGTCCCTTCAGAGCCTGTATGAAGTTGGACCTCAACCGTTAGGAGTGGTGCGTGACCTTATAACTGACGCTGCTTTAGGGCTGCAATGTATTCACGCCCGAGACATGCTGCATCGGGATATTAAGCCCGCAAATATCCTCATCGGTCCCGACGGCCGTGGTAAACTCGGAGACTTCGGGTTGGTTACGGACGAACTCGTTCTCGGCTACGCATCGGCTGCGGGTTACAATGATCATCTGGCATATGAGGTGTGGCACACCGGCCTCACTAGTGTGCGCAGCGACATTTGGGCTTTGGGAATGACAGCCTTCCGGATGCTCCACGGAGAACTGTTCTATCTGTCGAAGGTTGAGCCTCCTCGGTATGACATCGCGAAAGGACGGTTTGCCGCGTCGCTCGCATGGCTGGAACACATCCCGGCAGAGTGGCAGCGGTTCATCCGAAAGTGTTTGCACGATAATGAAGAATCACGCTACCAAAGTGCACATCAGGTTCTACAGGCATTAGCCGCCCTACCGGTTGAGCCGAGTTGGACATGCATGTACACACCTGGTACGACGACATGGATTCGCGAGAAGAACTCTCGCAGGATTGAAGTTGTCCGATCGGTATTGTCAAACCGGCAGCACCAATGGACGGCGACAAGTTACCCACTAGGGGGCAGTGGACGGGCGCGTACTCTCGATAGCTCAGCCGGTGCTGTTGCCGCAAAGGAGGCGTCTTCCGGTTTGCGGAAATTCCTTACCTCATAG
- a CDS encoding DoxX family protein: MTPTAPTTQHPSRIAARAASPASRIVLAALFAFAGTMHFVIPDSYVRIMPAWLPWHRGLVFVSGACEIAGGLGLLVPQVRRWAGIGLVLLLLAVWPANAQMWMNARAAHQSGWAQALLLLRLPMQIVLMMWVWRASHPRALHVDTRNSVDA; this comes from the coding sequence ATGACTCCCACCGCGCCGACGACGCAGCATCCGAGTCGCATCGCGGCGAGGGCGGCATCGCCCGCGTCCCGCATCGTCCTCGCGGCGCTGTTCGCGTTCGCGGGGACGATGCACTTCGTCATCCCCGATTCCTACGTGCGGATCATGCCGGCGTGGCTGCCGTGGCACCGCGGGCTCGTCTTCGTCAGCGGCGCGTGCGAGATCGCAGGCGGGCTCGGCCTCCTCGTCCCGCAGGTGCGGAGATGGGCGGGGATTGGACTCGTCCTCCTGCTCCTCGCGGTGTGGCCGGCGAACGCGCAGATGTGGATGAACGCGCGGGCGGCGCATCAATCGGGGTGGGCGCAGGCGCTGTTGCTGCTGCGCCTGCCGATGCAGATTGTGCTGATGATGTGGGTCTGGCGCGCGTCGCACCCGCGCGCGCTGCACGTGGACACGAGAAATTCTGTCGATGCCTGA